A single genomic interval of Struthio camelus isolate bStrCam1 chromosome 9, bStrCam1.hap1, whole genome shotgun sequence harbors:
- the PARL gene encoding presenilin-associated rhomboid-like protein, mitochondrial: protein MAWRCWARACGPRAHRVSVLLEQPRGFRRARPRTEEPRGAAAEAQPGPPPPPPPPRRSLCPPPQQPPARAGRPSPGRLVKPLVFTVGFTGCAFGSAAIWQYESLKSRVQTYLEEARADWMDKIRPQKRGDFRQQVNSWWSSLTEGQRTVTGIIAANAFVFCLWRLPAMRRIMFTYFTSDPSSRALCSPMLLSTFSHFSLFHMAANMYVLWSFSTSIVSLLGCEQFIAVYLSAGVISTFVSYVAKMATGRFEPSLGASGAIMTVLAAVCTKMPEAKLAIIFLPVFTFTAGSALKAIIAFDTAGLALGWRLFDHAAHLGGALFGMWYVTYGHELIWKNREPLVKAWHEMRTKNPGKGGGGRSN, encoded by the exons ATGGCGTGGCGGTGCTGGGCCCGCGCCTGCGGCCCGCGGGCGCACAG AGTCTCCgtgctgctggagcagccgcGCGGGTTCCGCCGGGCGCGGCCCCGCACCGAggagccccgcggtgccgccgccgaGGCGCAGCccggtcccccgccgccgccgccgccgccgcggcgcagcCTCTgcccgccgccgcagcagccgcccgcccgcgccggccgcccctcgcccggGCGCCTCGTGAAGCCGCTCGTCTTCACCGTCGGG TTCACAGGCTGCGCCTTCGGCTCCGCCGCCATCTGGCAGTACGAGTCGCTGAAGTCCCGCGTCCAGACGTACTTGGAGGAAGCTCGGGCCGACTGGATGGATAAGATACGGCCGCAGAAGAGGGGGGACTTCAGACAGCAG GTTAACAGCTGGTGGAGTAGCCTGACTGAGGGCCAGCGGACTGTGACAG GTATTATAGCTGCAAATGCATTTGTATTCTGTTTATGGAGGCTGCCTGCTATGCGACGGATTATGTTTACATACTTCACCTCAGATCCCTCCTCCA GAGCCTTGTGTTCTCCCATGCTGCTCTCTACATTTAGTCACTTCTCTCTTTTCCACATGGCAGCAAACATGTATGTTCTGTGGAGTTTTTCCACCAGCATAGTCTCTCTCCTGGGATGTGAGCAGTTCATAGCAGTGTATCTTTCTGCTG GGGTTATCTCCACTTTTGTCAGTTACGTTGCTAAAATGGCCACTGGAAGATTTGAACCATCCCTTGGAGCT TCGGGAGCTATAATGACCGTCCTTGCAGCTGTTTGTACAAAGATGCCAGAAGCAAAACTAGccatcatctttctgccagtgtTCACGTTTACAGCAGGAAGC GCTTTAAAAGCCATAATTGCATTCGACACTGCTGGGCTTGCTCTGGGCTGGAGACTTTTTGACCATGCTGCGCATCTCGGAGGAGCTCTATTTGGAAT GTGGTATGTGACTTACGGCCATGAGCTTATATGGAAGAACAGAGAACCACTGGTGAAAGCCTGGCATGAAATGAGGACAAAGAACCCAGGAAAAGGAGGTGGTGGAAGATCTAACTGA